A stretch of the Luteimonas sp. JM171 genome encodes the following:
- a CDS encoding alkaline phosphatase codes for MRLPVACCLATLLAACATPAHDAGPAAPPAPTSTPPVQVPQIVRPDGENAQWWFRSGAAAAAERGAMAGTARNVILFVGDGMDLTTVAAARILEGQRRGGSGEDHLLSWEHFPHTALSRTYNTDMQTPDSAGTMSAMATGVKTRAGVINVDQSLPRRDCGRLEERSLASVLELARDAGMGTGVVTSTRITHATPAATYARSPDRNWEDDASVPAEAAALGCVDIASQLVDLPQGRFPDVVFGGGRRHFLPAGQPDPEHPEKTGRRKDGRDLIAEWQDRHPGGAFVWNRAQMQAAAGKSPILGLFEYDHLHFEHDRAQDDPGEPTLAELTHEAIQRLRDRPEGYLLVVEGGRIDHAHHAGNAIRALTDTIALAEAVQAAVELTDESDTLVLVTADHGHTLTFAGYPSRGNPILDKVHNHDRDGRRVLARDGLGLPYTTLGYANGPGYRGLDAAGNDITYYDAPADFTPRSGRPDLTDVDTEHGYFQQEATVPLQSETHGGQDVGIWARGPGAHAVRGTVEQNVIFHFLVQATPRLRQHLCGAGLCNADGVPVELPHPRMLAD; via the coding sequence ATGCGCCTTCCCGTCGCCTGCTGCCTCGCCACCCTGCTCGCCGCCTGCGCCACGCCCGCGCACGATGCCGGCCCGGCCGCGCCACCGGCCCCCACCTCCACCCCGCCCGTGCAGGTGCCGCAGATCGTGCGGCCGGACGGCGAAAACGCGCAGTGGTGGTTCCGCAGCGGCGCGGCGGCTGCGGCCGAACGCGGCGCGATGGCCGGCACCGCCCGCAACGTGATCCTGTTCGTGGGCGACGGCATGGACCTGACCACGGTGGCAGCGGCCCGGATCCTGGAAGGCCAGCGCCGCGGTGGCAGCGGCGAGGACCACCTGCTGAGCTGGGAGCACTTCCCGCACACCGCCCTCTCGCGCACCTACAACACCGACATGCAGACTCCCGATTCGGCCGGGACGATGTCGGCGATGGCGACGGGGGTGAAGACCCGCGCCGGCGTGATCAACGTTGACCAGTCGCTGCCGCGCCGCGACTGCGGCCGGCTGGAGGAGCGCAGCCTGGCCAGCGTGCTCGAGCTGGCCCGCGACGCCGGCATGGGCACCGGCGTGGTCACCAGCACCCGCATTACCCACGCCACCCCTGCCGCCACCTATGCGCGCTCGCCCGACCGCAACTGGGAGGACGATGCCTCGGTGCCGGCCGAAGCCGCCGCGCTGGGCTGCGTGGACATCGCCTCCCAGCTCGTGGACCTGCCGCAAGGCCGTTTCCCCGACGTGGTGTTCGGCGGCGGCCGGCGGCACTTCCTGCCCGCCGGGCAGCCCGACCCGGAGCATCCGGAAAAGACCGGCCGCCGCAAGGACGGTCGCGACCTCATCGCCGAGTGGCAGGACCGCCACCCCGGCGGCGCCTTCGTGTGGAACCGCGCGCAGATGCAGGCCGCGGCCGGGAAGTCGCCGATCCTGGGCCTGTTTGAATATGACCACCTGCACTTCGAGCACGATCGCGCCCAGGACGATCCGGGCGAACCCACGCTGGCGGAGCTGACCCACGAGGCGATCCAGCGGCTGCGCGACCGCCCCGAGGGTTACCTGCTGGTGGTGGAAGGCGGCCGCATCGACCACGCGCACCACGCGGGCAACGCGATCCGCGCGCTCACCGACACCATTGCCCTGGCCGAGGCAGTGCAGGCCGCGGTGGAGCTGACCGACGAATCCGACACCCTGGTGCTGGTCACCGCCGACCACGGCCACACCCTGACCTTCGCCGGCTACCCGTCGCGCGGCAATCCGATCCTGGACAAGGTCCACAACCACGACCGCGACGGCCGGCGGGTGCTTGCCCGCGATGGCCTGGGCTTGCCCTACACCACGCTGGGCTACGCCAACGGGCCCGGCTACCGCGGCCTCGATGCGGCCGGCAACGACATCACCTATTACGATGCCCCTGCCGACTTCACGCCCCGCTCGGGCCGCCCGGACCTCACGGACGTGGATACGGAACACGGGTACTTCCAGCAGGAGGCCACGGTGCCGCTGCAGAGCGAGACCCACGGCGGCCAGGACGTGGGCATCTGGGCCCGCGGGCCCGGCGCCCACGCCGTGCGTGGCACGGTGGAACAGAACGTGATCTTCCACTTCCTGGTCCAGGCCACGCCGCGCCTGCGCCAGCACCTGTGCGGGGCGGGCCTGTGCAACGCCGACGGGGTGCCCGTGGAGCTGCCCCACCCGCGGATGCTGGCTGACTGA
- a CDS encoding dicarboxylate/amino acid:cation symporter gives MIAWWFRIPFWQRVAAGFVLGALVGWAMGPAAGTWLQPLGTLYVNLIRMIAVPLVFFAVVNAVSALHGQQRMAQLGGRTFGWFALTAVLAVGVAFAVSSVISLGHGVDLLPPDDYVPREVPTPVQVVLDIVPTNPFAALAEGRILQVIFFAGLLGFALVKLGDRTAELRRIVGQGSEAMIQVTRFVLEVTPIGTFGLIGALVGTYGFGQLLPLGNFVIAIYVACALHIVFVYGGLLLAHGLNPLKFFRGAAPGMQVAFASSSSFASLPVALRSVTHNLGVDKDYAAFAVPLGASIKMDGCGAIFPAMAAVFAAQYYGIELSAAQYMIILLASVLGSFGTAGVPGTAVVMATVVLSAAGLPLQVLGILLAIDRILDMMRTMTNVTGQMLVPVLVAKETGLLDREAYERASSNVGLEGATEAD, from the coding sequence ATGATCGCCTGGTGGTTCCGGATTCCGTTCTGGCAGCGCGTGGCCGCGGGCTTCGTGCTGGGCGCGCTCGTGGGCTGGGCCATGGGCCCGGCGGCCGGGACCTGGCTGCAGCCGCTGGGCACCCTGTACGTCAACCTCATCCGCATGATCGCGGTGCCGCTGGTGTTCTTCGCGGTGGTCAACGCGGTGTCCGCCCTGCACGGGCAGCAGCGCATGGCGCAGCTTGGCGGCCGCACCTTCGGCTGGTTTGCGCTGACGGCCGTGCTTGCCGTGGGCGTGGCGTTCGCTGTGTCTTCGGTGATCAGCCTGGGCCACGGCGTGGACCTGCTGCCGCCGGACGACTACGTCCCCCGCGAGGTGCCGACCCCGGTGCAGGTGGTGCTCGACATCGTGCCCACCAACCCGTTCGCGGCGCTGGCGGAGGGCCGGATCCTGCAGGTGATCTTCTTCGCCGGCCTGCTGGGCTTCGCCCTGGTGAAGCTCGGCGACCGCACCGCGGAGCTGCGCAGGATCGTCGGGCAGGGCAGCGAGGCGATGATCCAGGTGACCCGCTTCGTGCTCGAGGTCACCCCGATCGGCACTTTCGGCCTGATCGGCGCGCTGGTGGGCACCTACGGCTTCGGACAGCTGCTGCCGCTGGGCAACTTCGTGATCGCCATCTACGTCGCCTGCGCGCTGCACATCGTGTTCGTCTACGGCGGCCTGCTGCTGGCGCACGGCCTCAACCCGCTGAAGTTCTTCCGCGGCGCCGCGCCGGGCATGCAGGTGGCGTTTGCCAGTTCCTCCAGCTTCGCCTCGCTGCCGGTGGCGCTGCGCAGCGTCACCCACAACCTGGGCGTGGACAAGGACTACGCCGCCTTCGCCGTGCCCCTGGGCGCGAGCATCAAGATGGACGGCTGCGGCGCGATCTTCCCGGCCATGGCGGCGGTGTTCGCCGCGCAGTACTACGGGATCGAGCTGAGTGCCGCGCAGTACATGATCATCCTGCTCGCCTCGGTGCTGGGCAGCTTCGGCACCGCCGGCGTCCCGGGCACGGCTGTAGTTATGGCGACCGTGGTGCTCAGTGCCGCCGGCCTTCCGCTGCAGGTGCTCGGCATCCTGCTGGCCATCGACCGCATCCTGGACATGATGCGCACCATGACCAACGTGACAGGACAGATGCTGGTGCCGGTGCTGGTGGCCAAGGAGACCGGGCTTCTGGATCGTGAGGCCTACGAGCGGGCGTCGAGCAACGTCGGGCTGGAAGGAGCGACGGAGGCGGACTGA
- a CDS encoding pyridoxamine 5'-phosphate oxidase family protein, with protein sequence MTANSKKTVMLGLDGHARPMTALSEDRRSPIWFFTAADNVLVQQLGEGSGRVIAGFASKDHDLFASIRGSLRVDTDRAVVDRLWNRFVAAWYEGGKDDPKLRLLRLDAEDAEVWMDANSMVAGVKMLLGVDPKKDYRDKVGQVNLR encoded by the coding sequence ATCACCGCGAACTCGAAGAAAACCGTGATGCTTGGCCTTGACGGCCACGCCCGTCCGATGACCGCGCTCAGCGAGGACCGCCGTTCGCCAATCTGGTTCTTCACCGCCGCCGACAACGTGCTGGTGCAGCAGCTGGGCGAAGGCAGCGGCCGCGTGATCGCCGGTTTTGCCTCCAAGGACCACGACCTGTTCGCCAGCATCCGCGGCAGCCTGCGCGTTGATACGGACCGGGCGGTCGTGGACCGGCTGTGGAACCGGTTCGTCGCGGCCTGGTATGAGGGTGGCAAGGACGACCCCAAGCTGCGCCTGCTGCGGCTCGATGCCGAGGACGCTGAAGTATGGATGGACGCCAACAGCATGGTTGCCGGGGTCAAGATGCTGTTGGGCGTCGACCCGAAGAAGGACTACCGGGACAAGGTCGGCCAGGTCAATCTGCGCTGA
- a CDS encoding ligase-associated DNA damage response exonuclease, with product MARDDLVVHTPEGLYCPPGDFHIDPWRPVPRAVITHGHGDHARTGMGTYHVAAEGLPVLQWRLGEQDYRVHALGEPARIGDALVSFHPAGHVLGSTQVRIEVDGQVWVASGDYKRDPDPTCLPFEVVQCDVFITECTFGLPIYRWPPASDVARDIVAWREECAANGEAAILYCYALGKAQRVLAELMAHTDRPAYVHGAIDAGVQVYREAGVPMLSTLRVADEARGADFAGELVIAPPSAAGSPWIRRFRRAQQGFASGWMRIRGNRRRRNYDRGFVVSDHADWPSLLRTVKETGARRVIATHGDTGALVRMLNESGIETGVFATSYGEED from the coding sequence ATGGCCCGGGACGACCTGGTGGTGCACACGCCGGAGGGCCTGTACTGCCCGCCCGGCGACTTCCACATCGATCCCTGGCGCCCGGTGCCGCGCGCGGTGATCACCCACGGCCACGGGGACCACGCGCGCACCGGCATGGGCACCTACCACGTGGCCGCCGAGGGCCTGCCGGTGCTGCAGTGGCGCCTGGGCGAGCAGGACTATCGGGTCCATGCCCTGGGCGAGCCGGCGCGGATCGGCGATGCGCTGGTGTCGTTCCATCCGGCCGGGCACGTGCTGGGTTCGACCCAGGTGCGGATCGAGGTGGACGGCCAGGTCTGGGTGGCGTCCGGCGACTACAAGCGCGACCCGGACCCGACCTGCCTGCCGTTCGAGGTGGTGCAGTGCGACGTGTTCATCACCGAGTGCACCTTCGGCCTGCCCATCTACCGTTGGCCGCCGGCTTCCGACGTTGCGCGCGACATCGTCGCGTGGCGCGAGGAGTGCGCGGCCAACGGCGAGGCGGCGATCCTCTACTGCTACGCGCTGGGCAAGGCGCAGCGGGTGCTTGCCGAGCTGATGGCGCACACGGACCGGCCGGCGTACGTGCACGGCGCCATCGATGCGGGAGTGCAGGTCTACCGCGAGGCCGGTGTCCCCATGCTCAGTACGCTGCGGGTGGCCGACGAGGCGCGCGGGGCGGACTTTGCCGGCGAGCTGGTCATCGCGCCGCCCTCGGCCGCGGGGAGTCCCTGGATCCGCCGCTTCCGCCGGGCCCAGCAGGGCTTTGCCTCCGGCTGGATGCGGATCCGCGGCAACCGGCGGCGGCGCAATTACGATCGCGGCTTCGTGGTGTCCGACCACGCCGATTGGCCCTCGCTGCTGCGCACCGTGAAAGAGACCGGAGCGCGCCGGGTGATCGCCACCCACGGCGATACCGGGGCCCTGGTGCGGATGCTCAATGAATCAGGCATCGAGACCGGCGTGTTCGCCACCAGCTACGGCGAGGAGGACTGA
- a CDS encoding ATP-dependent DNA ligase, with product MRRFAALYERLDRSPGATDKRQALVDYFSAAPPADAAWALWLLAGGKIGGARSKIAGSGELRAWIGEETGYPAWLVEACHNQVGDLAETLALLFDDPPPGEEAADTGLAEWVEERLAPVANAEPRERREVVVQAWRSLAFRERLAFNKLLTGALRVGVSQGLVQQALAQMSGVDIALIAQRMLGRWTPSAGFLERLLSEEPQPGDAALPYPFFLASPLEAEPETLGDIDGWLLEWKWDGIRLQLIRRDADVALWSRGEERMDGRFPEIEAAAVLLRRDCVIDGELMAWQPGESAPMPFSALQTRIQRLKPGPKSLAAAPARVLAYDLLELDGEDLRARSLQERRKMLAGLLGTQAVPEGEDVPRIVLSPMVEADSWERAAELREGSRELGVEGLMLKRVDSPYRHGRKRGDWWKWKVDPLTIDAVLIYAQSGSGRRSTLFTDYTFGLWDGDALVPVAKAYSGLDDKEILKLDRWIRGNTVERFGPVRSVQPEHVFELAFEGVNLSTRHKSGVAVRFPRIRRRRTDKPAAEADRIESLRALAR from the coding sequence ATGCGCCGTTTCGCGGCCCTCTATGAGCGCCTGGACCGCAGCCCCGGCGCCACCGACAAGCGGCAGGCGCTGGTGGATTACTTCAGCGCCGCGCCGCCGGCCGATGCCGCCTGGGCGTTGTGGCTGCTCGCCGGCGGGAAGATCGGCGGCGCGCGCTCGAAGATCGCCGGCTCGGGCGAACTGCGCGCCTGGATCGGCGAGGAAACCGGCTATCCCGCATGGCTGGTCGAGGCCTGCCACAACCAGGTCGGCGACCTGGCGGAAACCCTGGCGCTGCTGTTTGACGACCCCCCGCCCGGCGAAGAGGCCGCGGACACCGGGCTGGCGGAATGGGTGGAAGAGCGCCTGGCACCGGTGGCCAACGCCGAGCCGCGGGAGCGCCGCGAGGTCGTTGTGCAGGCCTGGCGCAGCCTCGCGTTCCGCGAACGGCTGGCGTTCAACAAGCTGCTGACGGGCGCGCTGCGGGTGGGCGTCTCGCAGGGGCTGGTGCAGCAGGCGCTGGCGCAGATGTCGGGCGTGGACATCGCCCTGATCGCACAGCGGATGCTCGGGCGCTGGACGCCAAGCGCAGGGTTCCTGGAGCGCCTGCTGTCGGAAGAGCCGCAGCCGGGGGACGCCGCGCTGCCGTATCCGTTCTTCCTCGCCTCCCCGCTGGAAGCCGAGCCGGAGACGCTTGGCGACATCGACGGCTGGCTGCTGGAGTGGAAGTGGGACGGCATCCGGCTGCAGCTGATCCGCCGCGACGCCGACGTGGCGCTATGGTCGCGCGGCGAGGAGCGCATGGACGGGCGTTTCCCCGAGATCGAGGCGGCGGCCGTGCTGCTGCGGCGGGACTGCGTGATCGACGGCGAGCTGATGGCCTGGCAGCCCGGTGAGTCCGCGCCGATGCCGTTCAGCGCGCTGCAGACCCGCATCCAGCGGCTGAAGCCCGGCCCGAAGTCGCTGGCCGCTGCGCCCGCGCGCGTGCTCGCCTATGACCTGCTGGAGCTGGATGGCGAGGACCTGCGCGCGCGTTCGTTGCAGGAGCGGCGGAAGATGCTCGCCGGATTGCTCGGTACCCAGGCCGTGCCCGAAGGCGAGGACGTGCCGCGGATAGTGCTTTCGCCCATGGTCGAAGCGGACAGCTGGGAGCGGGCGGCGGAGCTTCGCGAAGGGTCGCGCGAGCTTGGTGTGGAGGGCCTGATGCTCAAGCGCGTCGATTCTCCGTACCGCCATGGCCGCAAGCGCGGGGACTGGTGGAAGTGGAAGGTGGACCCGCTGACCATCGACGCAGTGCTGATCTACGCGCAGTCCGGCAGCGGGCGCCGCAGCACGCTGTTCACCGACTACACCTTCGGCCTGTGGGACGGCGACGCGCTGGTCCCGGTGGCCAAGGCCTACTCCGGCCTCGACGACAAGGAGATCCTGAAGCTGGACCGCTGGATCCGCGGCAATACCGTGGAACGCTTTGGCCCGGTGCGCTCGGTGCAGCCCGAGCACGTGTTCGAGCTGGCGTTCGAGGGGGTCAACCTCTCCACCCGCCACAAGTCCGGGGTGGCGGTTCGCTTCCCGCGCATCCGGCGCCGGCGCACCGACAAGCCCGCCGCGGAGGCAGACCGCATCGAGAGCCTGCGGGCACTGGCGAGATGA
- a CDS encoding ligase-associated DNA damage response DEXH box helicase: MSARAVAPALPRPRGYRPLLDWFESRGWRAAPFQREAWRRYLAGESGLLVTPTGSGKTLAAAGGPLLEALRLGDAPAPRRAPANAPPRLRLLWITPLRALANDTVRALREPIEALGVAWTVAMRTGDAGARDRRLARRGLADALVTTPESLALALSYPDAGAILARVRAVVVDEWHELLGNKRGVLLQLCLARLRALAPAARTWGLSATLGNLEEARDVLLPHAPGAAIVSAPRRRKMTLEALLPGEGERFPWAGHLGLSQLERVASVLQRAQSSLLFTNTRSQAELWHRALQSVWLDEPPTLALHHGSLDASLRAAAEQGLRDGSVRCVVATSSLDLGVDFPAVDQVLQVGSPKGMARLLQRGGRARHRPGEAGHVVCVPTHALELAEYAAARQALAAGRIESRPPPRLSLDVLAQHCVTLALGGGFQPDALLAEVRGTHAFAGLSVEAWQAVLDFIVRGGSALESYPDYRRVVCDEDGTYRVHERRVAFRHRLSIGTITSDGGVQVRFLKGGYLGVVEEAFVSRLRPRDRFQFAGRTLELVQLKDMTAYVRIAGKGEGSVPRWQGGRMPLSSELAGEVEAILAAPAASPAMRALAPLLGLQARLSALPTPETLLVEAVRTRQGWHLFVFPFAGRAVHEGLAPLLAMRWAREAPNTFSWAINDYGLVLNAQARAWPEPELFERLFAGGGLLEDLHSSLNMGELARRQFREIARVAGLLPPSLPGKVVRSLRQLQASSGLLFDVLQRHDPGHVLLAQAEREVLESQLEVRRLAQALEQCRSRRLELRHPRGLTPLSFPLWAESVRGQLSTEDWRTRVRRAAEQLEKKHG; the protein is encoded by the coding sequence ATGAGCGCACGTGCGGTGGCACCCGCGCTTCCGCGTCCACGCGGGTACCGGCCGCTGCTGGACTGGTTCGAATCCCGTGGCTGGCGCGCGGCCCCGTTCCAGCGCGAAGCCTGGCGTCGCTATCTTGCCGGCGAATCCGGCCTGCTGGTGACGCCCACCGGCAGCGGCAAGACCCTGGCCGCCGCCGGCGGCCCGCTGCTGGAAGCGCTGCGGCTCGGGGATGCGCCGGCGCCCAGGCGCGCGCCGGCAAACGCCCCGCCGCGGCTGCGGTTGCTGTGGATCACCCCGTTGCGCGCGCTGGCCAACGACACCGTGCGCGCGCTGCGCGAGCCGATCGAGGCGCTGGGCGTGGCGTGGACGGTGGCGATGCGCACCGGCGACGCAGGCGCGCGCGATCGCCGGCTGGCCCGACGCGGCCTGGCCGACGCGTTGGTGACCACGCCCGAGTCGCTCGCGCTCGCGCTGTCGTATCCCGACGCGGGCGCCATCCTCGCAAGGGTGCGCGCGGTGGTGGTCGATGAGTGGCACGAATTGCTGGGCAACAAGCGCGGCGTGCTGCTGCAGCTGTGCCTGGCGCGGCTGCGCGCGCTGGCCCCCGCAGCCCGGACCTGGGGGCTCTCGGCCACGCTGGGCAACCTGGAAGAGGCGCGCGACGTGCTGCTGCCGCACGCGCCCGGCGCCGCCATCGTCTCGGCCCCGCGACGGCGGAAGATGACCCTGGAAGCCCTGCTCCCCGGTGAAGGCGAACGCTTCCCCTGGGCCGGGCACCTGGGCCTTTCCCAGCTGGAGCGCGTGGCCAGCGTGCTGCAGCGTGCCCAAAGCAGCCTGCTGTTCACCAACACCCGGTCGCAGGCCGAACTGTGGCACCGGGCGCTGCAATCGGTATGGCTGGACGAACCGCCGACGCTGGCACTGCACCACGGATCACTCGACGCCAGCCTGCGGGCCGCCGCCGAGCAGGGCCTGCGCGATGGCAGCGTGCGCTGCGTGGTGGCCACTTCCAGCCTCGACCTGGGCGTCGATTTCCCCGCGGTGGACCAGGTACTGCAGGTCGGCAGCCCGAAGGGCATGGCGCGCCTGCTCCAGCGCGGCGGCCGCGCACGCCATCGCCCGGGCGAGGCCGGGCATGTGGTGTGTGTTCCAACCCATGCTCTGGAACTGGCGGAGTATGCCGCCGCCCGGCAGGCGCTGGCCGCCGGGCGCATCGAGTCGCGCCCGCCGCCGCGCCTCTCGCTCGACGTGCTCGCCCAGCACTGCGTGACGCTCGCCCTCGGCGGGGGCTTCCAGCCGGACGCGCTGCTAGCGGAAGTGCGCGGCACCCACGCCTTCGCCGGCCTGTCGGTGGAAGCGTGGCAGGCGGTGCTGGACTTCATCGTCCGCGGCGGCAGCGCGCTGGAGTCGTATCCCGACTACCGGCGCGTGGTATGCGACGAGGACGGTACATACCGCGTGCACGAGCGCCGCGTCGCCTTCCGCCACCGGCTGTCCATCGGCACCATCACCAGCGACGGCGGCGTGCAGGTGCGCTTCCTCAAGGGCGGGTACCTGGGCGTGGTGGAAGAGGCCTTCGTGTCGCGGCTTCGGCCGCGCGACCGCTTCCAGTTCGCCGGTCGCACGCTGGAACTGGTGCAGCTCAAGGACATGACCGCGTACGTGCGCATCGCCGGCAAGGGCGAAGGATCGGTGCCGCGCTGGCAGGGCGGGCGGATGCCGCTCTCCAGCGAACTGGCGGGGGAGGTGGAGGCGATCCTCGCCGCGCCGGCCGCCAGCCCGGCGATGCGCGCGCTGGCCCCGCTGCTCGGCCTGCAGGCCCGGCTCTCGGCCCTGCCCACTCCGGAAACCTTGCTGGTGGAAGCGGTCCGCACGCGCCAGGGGTGGCACCTGTTCGTGTTCCCGTTCGCCGGCCGCGCGGTGCACGAGGGCTTGGCCCCGCTGCTGGCCATGCGCTGGGCGCGTGAGGCGCCAAACACTTTCTCCTGGGCGATCAACGATTACGGCCTTGTGCTCAACGCCCAGGCGAGGGCCTGGCCGGAGCCGGAACTGTTCGAGCGCCTGTTCGCGGGCGGGGGCCTGCTGGAGGATCTGCACTCGAGCCTCAACATGGGCGAACTGGCGCGCCGCCAGTTCCGCGAGATCGCGCGCGTGGCCGGCCTGCTGCCGCCGTCGCTGCCCGGCAAGGTCGTGCGCTCGCTGCGCCAGCTCCAGGCCTCCAGCGGTCTGCTTTTCGACGTGTTGCAACGCCACGATCCCGGGCACGTGCTGCTGGCGCAGGCGGAGCGCGAGGTGCTTGAATCGCAGCTGGAGGTCCGCCGCCTGGCCCAGGCGCTGGAGCAGTGCAGGTCACGCCGGCTGGAACTGCGCCATCCGCGCGGACTCACCCCGCTGTCGTTCCCCCTCTGGGCCGAGTCCGTGCGCGGCCAGCTCAGCACCGAAGACTGGCGCACCCGCGTGCGCCGCGCCGCCGAGCAGTTGGAGAAGAAGCATGGATGA
- the pdeM gene encoding ligase-associated DNA damage response endonuclease PdeM produces the protein MDELAGGAAELLIAGERMHLLADRALYWPARNRLLIADLHLGKGGILRSAGIPVPSGGTRHDLSRLDALLEATGAHQLWILGDFLHGARQPRAEAAWRRFLVDHPGCSASVIAGNHDRALVPDAAGLVHLPDDVQDGPFRFRHMPPNDAGSTVAGAQPALPEAEPAHVICGHLHPVVRLPGLRGRFPALVLGPEQTILPAFSAFTGGWLLEEDRSWIACAHGAVVGHRDSEWRPATGRR, from the coding sequence ATGGATGAGCTTGCGGGCGGCGCGGCGGAGCTCCTCATCGCCGGCGAGCGTATGCACCTGCTCGCAGACCGCGCGCTTTACTGGCCCGCGCGCAACCGCCTGCTGATCGCCGACCTGCACCTGGGCAAGGGCGGCATCCTGCGCAGCGCCGGCATTCCCGTGCCCAGCGGCGGCACCCGCCATGACCTGTCCCGGCTTGACGCGCTCCTAGAAGCCACGGGCGCGCACCAGCTCTGGATCCTGGGCGATTTCCTCCACGGCGCGCGGCAGCCGCGCGCCGAAGCGGCCTGGCGGCGGTTCCTGGTTGACCACCCCGGCTGCAGCGCCAGCGTGATCGCCGGCAACCACGACCGCGCCCTCGTGCCTGATGCCGCCGGACTGGTGCACCTTCCCGACGACGTGCAGGACGGCCCGTTCCGCTTCCGCCACATGCCCCCCAACGACGCCGGCAGCACGGTGGCAGGCGCCCAGCCTGCGCTACCGGAAGCCGAACCGGCGCATGTCATATGCGGCCACCTGCACCCGGTGGTCCGGCTGCCCGGGCTGCGCGGCCGGTTCCCGGCGCTGGTCCTGGGTCCGGAGCAAACGATTCTGCCCGCGTTCTCCGCCTTCACCGGCGGCTGGCTGTTGGAGGAGGACCGGAGCTGGATTGCCTGCGCGCACGGCGCAGTGGTCGGCCACCGGGATTCGGAGTGGCGACCCGCGACCGGAAGACGCTGA
- a CDS encoding C40 family peptidase: protein MSPASKLPRFRRFRHTSALLASLLLAAAATPALAATGLAADTADGFPISTSVSQQLADPLPAASRELLFAADVSQLISTAAELDIDLAPEPQDTARQSLLQRGLALLGTPYRWGGTSPERGFDCSGLVSYVFETALGIELPRVSRDMARAGEPVERAQLNVGDLVFFALRGGRIDHVGIYVGEGRFLHAPRTGRDVTVSALDGGYWAKRFKQARRIATH, encoded by the coding sequence TTGTCCCCGGCATCGAAACTGCCCCGCTTCCGCCGCTTCCGGCACACCTCCGCCCTCCTCGCCTCGCTCCTGCTGGCAGCCGCCGCCACCCCGGCGCTCGCGGCCACCGGGCTGGCGGCTGATACCGCGGACGGGTTCCCCATTTCCACCTCGGTCAGCCAGCAGCTGGCCGATCCGCTGCCTGCCGCGAGCCGCGAACTGCTGTTCGCCGCTGACGTCAGCCAGTTGATCAGCACGGCCGCCGAGCTGGACATCGATCTGGCGCCCGAGCCGCAGGATACCGCGCGCCAGAGCCTGCTGCAGCGTGGGCTGGCGCTGCTGGGCACGCCCTACCGCTGGGGCGGCACGTCCCCCGAGCGCGGCTTTGATTGCAGCGGCCTGGTGAGCTACGTGTTCGAGACCGCGCTGGGCATCGAGCTGCCGCGCGTGTCGCGCGACATGGCCCGTGCGGGCGAGCCGGTCGAGCGCGCCCAGCTCAACGTGGGCGACCTGGTGTTCTTCGCCCTGCGCGGGGGCCGCATCGACCATGTCGGCATCTATGTCGGCGAAGGCCGCTTCCTGCACGCTCCGCGCACTGGCCGCGACGTCACGGTCTCGGCGCTGGACGGCGGCTACTGGGCCAAGCGCTTCAAGCAGGCGCGGCGGATCGCCACGCACTGA
- a CDS encoding C40 family peptidase: MAIAAALLVSGCGGKQVRPTSTPAPVQQRHWPVVTPANPVAANSVTIRAIGLVGTPYRYGGNTPDGGFDCSGLVNYVYRDMLDIRLPRTTRDLFAWQGPRIAPEKLAAGDLVFFGNRGGVTHVGIYVGKGRFVHAPSSGGTVRLDHLDGHYWRDHYTGARRIL; encoded by the coding sequence ATGGCCATCGCGGCAGCGCTGCTGGTGTCGGGCTGCGGCGGCAAGCAGGTCCGCCCGACGTCCACGCCGGCACCCGTGCAGCAGCGGCACTGGCCGGTGGTCACTCCGGCCAATCCGGTGGCCGCAAACTCGGTCACCATCCGCGCCATCGGGCTGGTCGGCACGCCCTACCGCTATGGCGGCAATACCCCCGACGGCGGCTTTGACTGCAGCGGCCTGGTCAACTACGTGTACCGGGACATGCTGGACATCCGCCTGCCGCGCACCACCCGCGACCTGTTCGCGTGGCAGGGCCCGCGCATTGCCCCGGAAAAACTCGCCGCCGGCGACCTGGTGTTCTTCGGCAACCGGGGCGGCGTGACCCACGTGGGCATCTACGTTGGGAAGGGCCGTTTCGTGCATGCCCCAAGTTCGGGCGGCACCGTGCGCCTGGACCATCTGGACGGTCACTACTGGCGCGACCACTACACGGGGGCCCGCCGGATTTTGTGA